In Bacillota bacterium, the genomic stretch CCGGCCACAACGAGCGCTGCTCCGCCTCTTAAATCTGGAGCTCTGACAACAGCTCCCGTCAGTCTAGGAATTCCCCTTATTATGGCATGACGTCCCTCGGTTGTAATGTTACCTCCCATACGGTTTAGCTCGCCGACGAACATAAACCGGTTCTCAAAAATATTTTCGGTTATTATACTGGTGCCGTCCGCCATGGAGAGAATCGCCATAAACTGTGTCTGAAGGTCCGTGGGGAAGCCTGGATAAGGAAGCGTCGCAATGTCAACCGGCTTGATCCGGGAGTTTCCTTTTACCCGTATTTCACCGTTAGCAATATCTACAGTTGCCCCTATATTTCTTAATTTACTTATAACCAGCTCTAAGTGCTCATGGACTGCTCCCTCAACTACAACATCACCCCTGGTGATCGCGCCGGCAACTAGAAGCGTGCCCGCCTCTATTCGATCCGGTATTACACGGTACTCGACTCCGCTTAGAGATCCAACGCCCTCTATGCGTATTGTCGAAGTACCTGCCCCTTCTATCTTTGCGCCCATCTTAACTAAAAAATTCGCCAGATCTACGATTTCGGGTTCCCTTGCAGCATTATCGATAACCGTCGTGCCCTCTGCAAGGGTTGCCGCCATTAACAGGTTCTCAGTTGCACCAACACTTGGATAATCAAGCGCTATCTTGTTACCTACCAGCTTCTCTGATGTAGCTTCGATAAAGCCGTGGCCAACCTCAAACCTGGCACCAAGCATCTCTAAACCCCGAATATGCAAATCGATCTTACGCGAGCCAATATTGCAGCCACCTGGCATTGCAACCCGTGCTTTCCCCAGCCTTGCCAGCAGAGGGCCCAAAACAATAATAGAAGCCCGCATCTGGCTTACAAGCTCATAGGGAGCTTCAGCGTAGAGAGAATTTCCGGGTTTGATCTCGATTGTATCCAGCCCTATATAGCGAACAGCGGCTCCCAGCCGCTCAAGGACCGCCACCATAATCGTTACGTCGGTAATGAGGGGTACATTTGTTAAAACGGAAGTTTCCTCGGTTAGTAATGCTGCGGCCATTAGCTTTAGCGCAGAATTCTTAGCACCGCCCACTGTCACTTTACCGCTTAATCTATTTCCACCTTTGATGACAAATTTGCCGCTCATAAAAACTACTTCCAATCAGCCGAATTCTGTAGCAGTATATAAATTCCCGACTGCGCACAAACAAAACTACCGTG encodes the following:
- the murA gene encoding UDP-N-acetylglucosamine 1-carboxyvinyltransferase; protein product: MSGKFVIKGGNRLSGKVTVGGAKNSALKLMAAALLTEETSVLTNVPLITDVTIMVAVLERLGAAVRYIGLDTIEIKPGNSLYAEAPYELVSQMRASIIVLGPLLARLGKARVAMPGGCNIGSRKIDLHIRGLEMLGARFEVGHGFIEATSEKLVGNKIALDYPSVGATENLLMAATLAEGTTVIDNAAREPEIVDLANFLVKMGAKIEGAGTSTIRIEGVGSLSGVEYRVIPDRIEAGTLLVAGAITRGDVVVEGAVHEHLELVISKLRNIGATVDIANGEIRVKGNSRIKPVDIATLPYPGFPTDLQTQFMAILSMADGTSIITENIFENRFMFVGELNRMGGNITTEGRHAIIRGIPRLTGAVVRAPDLRGGAALVVAGLAAEGVTEVLDIYHIDRGYQNFEHKLQALGADIERVDEKERASALKVVGSS